A stretch of the Aegilops tauschii subsp. strangulata cultivar AL8/78 chromosome 4, Aet v6.0, whole genome shotgun sequence genome encodes the following:
- the LOC109763848 gene encoding NDR1/HIN1-like protein 1 gives MSKDCGNHGEDDIRRTCRRFLAFLFFLALVVAVIALIVYLVLRPTHPRFYLQDASLRQLDVLSANASAAAGVLSTVLQVTVASRNPNDRVGVYYDRLDVYASYKYQQITLASALPPVYQGHGDVEVWSPVLSGPNVPFAPYLADALAKDVQAGYLILQVKIDGRVRWKVGSWISGHYHIFATCPAFLVGAGGNGAPGASGLRFQTATYCHVEV, from the coding sequence ATGAGCAAGGACTGCGGCAACCACGGCGAGGACGACATCCGGCGCACGTGCCGGCGCTTCCTGGCCTTCCTCTTCttcctggccctggtggtggccgTCATCGCCCTCATCGTCTACCTCGTCCTCCGCCCCACGCACCCGCGCTTCTACCTCCAGGACGCCTCGCTCCGGCAGCTGGACGTGCTCTCCGCCAAcgcctccgccgccgcgggcGTGCTCTCCACCGTGCTCCAGGTCACCGTCGCCTCCCGCAACCCCAACGACCGCGTCGGCGTCTACTACGACCGCCTCGACGTCTACGCCTCCTACAAGTACCAGCAGATCACGCTGGCCTCCGCGCTCCCGCCGGTGTACCAGGGCCACGGCGACGTGGAGGTCTGGTCCCCGGTGCTCTCCGGCCCGAACGTCCCCTTCGCGCCCTACCTCGCCGACGCGCTCGCCAAGGACGTCCAGGCCGGGTACCTCATCCTCCAGGTCAAGATCGACGGCCGCGTCCGGTGGAAGGTGGGCAGCTGGATCTCCGGCCACTACCACATCTTCGCGACCTGCCCCGCCTTCCTCGTCGGCGCCGGCGGCAACGGCGCGCCGGGGGCCAGTGGGCTCAGGTTCCAGACCGCCACCTACTGCCACGTCGAGGTCTAG